The sequence TTAACATTAACTAATCAATTAAATGTAAAAATCACTCTGATGACTTGGAGTTGGAACACTTTGAGCTGGAGCACTTTCAGTATTAGGTGTTTGAGTAATTTCCAAATTAGTTGAAGGTTGTTCAACTAGTGGAGTAGATTGAGAACAATTAATCTCATCCTACAAATacgtaacataaaaattaacaagaGTGGCAAGTAATGAACtctccaaaattaatttaaacatgtGAGTGTTGAAGCTTCGATATGTCCacaaaaaaggggacaaacaaCAGTGTTGATATGTGTTTAGCACAAAGAATTCAGCATTCAACATAGAAATAATTTTCAGAAttgagcaacaacaaagaagtTACAAGCAAGACTCAAACCAAAAGGCTTccttagcaaaaaaaaatcaaaaggctTCTGCCAGTTAATTACTTGGTGTCAAATCAGTTGAACAAGAAGGTCATTaaccaaaaaaagggggaaaaaaaacttcaaatttatataatagTGGGCAACATATTTTCTCTATTAACTCTAAAATGTAATTAGAGATTAAATGAGGTTATCAAAGCAATGAAACAAAACGCTCATTATCATGTGTAAATTTCAAAAAGCAAAAACAGTTGTGAAgggaaggaaaaaataaattttatctacACAAGTTTTGTCCTTCTCTTCCCGACAATGGAAGCAGAAGGTTCCAAACCAAAGAGTCAAAGGGGTTCCAAATATATACAGTGCAAGCAAACTCACACAGCCAAAACGCAACGGCAACAGCACCATTACGCCAACGACGAACGCCGACAACAGTGACGGTGCTGTTACGACCAACCAAAATGACATACGCGTAcaagaaaaaattgaagaaaagcaCGAACGAGAACAACGGGAAAATGGAATAGTTAATGTGAAGAATGCAAACCTGGGTAAGTGTGAAGAAGAAgaactgtgacaccctctacccctcacatatatactaacaaaagaataaaaattcaaatattaattaaaagtatttttttaaaacatttttaaatacaagtctttcaaagggataaaaggttctcaatcactttcttctacattatATTCAAACTTTTCCAAATAAGTAATAAAGTCATCGGCTCAAACAAAGCCGTCtgagacttcatacaattaatataaaatcctataccccaatgtcacatcctatcagagcgttgtgtctcgacgtccttcagcacaatattccttaaagcagttcacctagtcatctgctcccccgaacacagagttcaagatcatcacaggatccaaacacaaacaacaaaccggaagtgagttatcacattcctaactaatagagaaacaagacaactagatatacatatcatataaaccaaataaaacttacttacacgtaattccaccactttgtcatgcaaagttcatttttcattcatcaatcacacttttcaatcatcaatcacattacacaagaatcacacactctgatcaagacataataacacctcaatttcataataaacaattagcaagcgcatgagacacttatgctaagactcaagcctatatgcaatgtggtaccatgtcagtgaaaaatcaccctggggcgcttaggagtacataacaagacacactacacaatgggtttgtcaagtcactctcactaagtaagatcatagggagaccagtcagggtcacgatgttttacgagaatgctccaaccatatgggatcagcataggcttaaaggagcactcaaacccgatgacccccaaggcctacactctgaagattccgtcagggcctctccctcctaattcaagtccaacccctaaaatcattttagcacacagacactgctcgtgaattatacaataccaatgacctcacactcgtgttttaaacacgtacaacatattgcgctacaatttaacactggttcctaaataggaaacctacactttctcttttacactggttcctaaataggaaacctacactttctctttaacactgcgcatttacacttttctcaagataacactggtcgggttattgtacaattcacagcttacaacacaaataatgtcacatcaagagttaatcacacacttatttacaaccaaaactcattcacaatttcacatctcataatgtcacaatccaccatctcatgttttcacgtatctcacaattcaacacatgttctactttacacttttactcaatctcaataacaatattataatctcaaggcaacatattattccacaattcatcacatatttcatttataagcactgctcatgaattatacaatacccccaacctcacactcgtgtttcaaacacgtttaacacattgcgctacaatttaacactagttcctgaataggaaacctacattttctctaaaacactgcgcatcaacgcttttctcaaaataacactggtcgggttattgtataattcatagctcacaatataattattgtcacatcaagtgtcaaacacacacacacttatgcacaatcaaatatcatgcccacaatttaacatctcataatatcacatcaatcatctcatttttacatgtatctcgcaaattgacacattcaactttgtactactcaatcttcactataatattataataccattataataacttattacaccttataactcatacacatcacacaataatgatatttgcatgatacaaaacatatatatatgtatatgtatatagtaaattaaactgcattgtttttaatcaaaggatttttataacaattaatttaatattacatcaaaagaaattactactagacattaaccttacaattttctttaatttattattctagtattacaataattatatacacataacatgttgatcatcgtcgtagaaaaattagaacaagataataatttatattaaataagtcattgaataatattatttaaaatataatttacgttaataaaaagagcttaatttttctaaggggttcacactgttaataaaaagagcttaatttttctaaggggttcacactcaacacaaaaacacatcaatttcatagcaatttctcattgggacatcaactgattcatcaaacatatataatttattgtaataattaaaaggataaaatgaaaattgcaaaaatacctcaaaactcatttcaattgatatctctaaggatccctacacatgttctcactaatcctcaattgtgaataactcatctcttacctctaagcggactcacgtgtcttccgacaaCGATAGTGACATCTCTAGcagttccctgagattcctccagttttttctccgactgctccgatagaattctcgAACGTCAGAGacacggagaagagattgaagcctccacttgtactgtcttcatgagaTTCTTTTTTCTCCCTCCAAAAATATTaactcgcaaatcccaacggtgaaactGTTCACAATTgcatttcgaacaacatatctaaatttcatgaaaatccaacggttaacaaaactgggatcgtagttttaccgagacagttttgggtttctgcgggaaaataaaaggttacaatgcgaagggttttcctctaatctcagacatgattttgaaattcccaacggtgagaatgtttgTAATCAGATTTCTAACGTGCTTCTAAagtttcacgatgatccaacggtaaatgagtccgagatcgttgtttttctaagacaggtttggtggactgcgagaaaaagaaaggattttgagtggagaaaagagaaaaacgaaaataagGGGAAAAGGAGACACCTgatttaacataactatttataccttgGGTACTcagctctatatttatttatttatttactaaaaaaaggaagcatgagaAGAAGAACAAGAGCCATCGTTAAAAAAAGGAAGCACCTTggggaagccaaaagaaaaaaaaacgtttGGAAAAGaaagccaaaagaaaaagaggcaTAAGCAAGCATGaacaatgaatttttatttgaaattattaatgTCACAAATATTCCTATTCCAGAGTGTAGGAATATCAAAAGTTAGTAAAAtgttatatgacaaatatgtccctCAGTGTCACGTTGACAATCTTTTCAGTGACAGATTTGTTCATTTGTGCCTCAGACAACTTTTTTAACGGTGATAGACAGAAGCTGACAGCCGgatatatttttcatactttttatactttcgaagattaaattttatatttacatcTTTCAAGGACACATTTATCAGTGAATTACACATTTAAGAACAAAAGTGATTATTTATCCTTGattatttatccttttattGTTTCTTGCATTAGTGTTTCCGGCACATTAatgtttttctatttatatgtaCCTAAGCCTCCTTATGATTAAAGATtctaattcaataaaatttgaGATTTTCTTAATTCTCAACACTTGGTATTCTTAAGAATTAACGAGGCGTTGAACCCtcgttttccttttcctttcatGTTTCGCTACATCATCATTTGTACACCCTAAAAAACCTTCTCCAATGTCACACctcttcatattttatttttactttttggatTTGCCAATCCGGAGAAAATGATgcagaaaacaattttttggttttaacTGTCAATCAAATGGGTCACAAGATGTAAGCAAAATCCCAAATTGAAGCCAAAATTGAGATCAAATTGATACCTAAAATTGACCTAAGTAAAGCACCAGGCTAAcgtgttggaaaaaaaataaattataagaaataattacttttttaaaaaaatattctttcaaaacgctgttaaaagatattttaaaaaattcaaataccgAGGCTCATTTTCAGTCAGGTACAACGATAGAGCGATAGGATTCTGTGATTTTAATTAGTCGTAAGTGATAACAATAATATTACTGCCTTTAAAAAAGGATGACTATGATTCCTAGTTCATGATTTTTGCCTTTTGTTTTTTAACAGATAAATTATGTCTTCTAaatgttgaaaaatataattaatgatattacTTTATTGCTGTTAGAAGTTCTAGAACTTTGCATTTGCATCATAATTCTGCTTATTTAACTTGGTCCAAAAACTTGTCCCTATAGTAATGATCTTCTACAATGGCTTCACCTAACAAAACCAACTAGATGTCCTAATCAAACAACCAATAtgatatatatcaataaatcaaTAACTGATTATTACACTTCAAGTTTACATAagttcttttgttttctctgtTCAAAGTTCAGATTTGATAGAAATTCCAACCTAGCAAGGAAATTGGTTAATTAGTTAATGAAATATGTCATAGGAATGTAACTAAAAATTGTCCAAATGCTTCACTTGATGAGTTAAATGTCTCAGATAACCTACCTCTACCAAACATGTCAGCAACCACAACTACATAAGTGTCAACTTGGTTGTTGCAACTTCCATTTCTTTTCAACTTGAACATTCTCCCATAAAATGTAGCcttcttagtttcacttttctCCCACGGAATAACCAAATCAACACAATGGCAGCATGCTTGAATCCACCTAGGCTATCTAGCACCGAAGATGACTCTGTGATACTCTATTCAACTTCTAATTCTCCTGAAGAGTCCAATagtccttcttcttcctctttctaccattcaccaccaccatcactaTATCAATTCAGAACTGAAAACAAACTTTCTGTGAGAAATCTCTGCTACACTTTGCACCCTCATAAGACCACTCCCTTTTCATTTTGTCACCTGACTCAAAAACCAAAGCCAGTAAACATACTCAAGTCAGTCTCTTTTATTGCCAGAAGTTCTGAgattgttgctgttgttggtcCTAGTGGCACAGGAAAGTCCACCCTTCTGCGAATCATCGCCGGAAGGGTAAAAGATGAAGGTTTTAATCCTAAAAGTGTCTCAATCAATGATCAGCCTATGACTACTCCAGTTCAGTTGAGGAAGATATGTGGCTTTGTGGCACAAGAGGACAATTTGCTTCCCATGCTAACTGTGAAAGAAACTTTGTTGTTTAGTGCCAAGTTTAGGCTAAAAGAAATGACACCAAAGGATAGGGAATTGAGAGTAGAAAGCTTGTTGCAAGAGCTTGGCCTTTTTCATGTTGCTGATAGTTTTGTTGGAGATGAAGAGAATAGAGGGATATCAGGTGGGGAGAGGAAAAGGGTGTCAATTGGAGTTGACATGATTCACAATCCACCAATTTTGCTTCTAGATGAACCAACATCAGGTCTAGACAGCACTTCAGCTTTGCAAGTCATAGAGCTTCTCTCATCAATTGTTAAAGCAAAGCAAAGGACAGTGGTTCTTTCAATACACCAACCCAGCTATAGAATATTGCAGTATATTTCCAAGTTCTTGATCCTTTCTCATGGTTCAGTTGTTCACAATGGTAGCCTAGAACAGCTAGAGGAAACCGTAAGTAAATtgggatttcaaattccaacACAACTGAATGCTTTAGAATTCTCCATGGAAATTATACGCGGGTTGGAAGATTCCAGTTCCAAATATGACACTTGCAGCATTGAGGAAATGGAGCCAATTCCAAACCTCATGTGGCCAGAGGAAGAAAACTGTGAAGTCCAAATTGTCCAATCGCAATGTAACAAGGAAAGTTTTGGCAGTCTTTTCTATGCAAACTTGATTGAGATATTGTTTCTCTGCTCAAGATTTTGGAAAATCATTTATAGAACAAAGCAGCTTTTCTTGGCCAGAACAATGCAAGCAATAGTTGGTGGCTTTGGGCTAGGAAGTGTTTACATAAAGATAAGAAGGGATGAAGGAGGAGTTGCTGAAAGATTAGGTCTATTTGCATTTAGTCTTAGTTTTCTCCTCTCTTC comes from Glycine soja cultivar W05 chromosome 20, ASM419377v2, whole genome shotgun sequence and encodes:
- the LOC114402605 gene encoding ABC transporter G family member 23-like; the protein is MAACLNPPRLSSTEDDSVILYSTSNSPEESNSPSSSSFYHSPPPSLYQFRTENKLSVRNLCYTLHPHKTTPFSFCHLTQKPKPVNILKSVSFIARSSEIVAVVGPSGTGKSTLLRIIAGRVKDEGFNPKSVSINDQPMTTPVQLRKICGFVAQEDNLLPMLTVKETLLFSAKFRLKEMTPKDRELRVESLLQELGLFHVADSFVGDEENRGISGGERKRVSIGVDMIHNPPILLLDEPTSGLDSTSALQVIELLSSIVKAKQRTVVLSIHQPSYRILQYISKFLILSHGSVVHNGSLEQLEETVSKLGFQIPTQLNALEFSMEIIRGLEDSSSKYDTCSIEEMEPIPNLMWPEEENCEVQIVQSQCNKESFGSLFYANLIEILFLCSRFWKIIYRTKQLFLARTMQAIVGGFGLGSVYIKIRRDEGGVAERLGLFAFSLSFLLSSTVEALPIYLQERSVLMKEASRGAYRISSYMIANTFVFLPFLFVVSILFAVPVYWLVGLNPSLSAFTFFTFVVWLIVLMASSLVLFLSAVSPDFISGNSLICTVLGAFFLFSGYFIPKESIPKYWIFMYYVSLYRYPLDALLTNEYWNVRSECFSHQIEGSQCLITGFDVLKSRGLERDNRWMNVGIMLGFFVLYRVLCWIILARKASKTTL